One genomic region from Henningerozyma blattae CBS 6284 chromosome 2, complete genome encodes:
- the TBLA0B08350 gene encoding uncharacterized protein (Ty like retrotransposon): MYTPLKKALYGLKQSPKNWNETLREFMNSHDFYDTEFAPGLFVSSDGNKRIAAYVDDCVLAADTEEDLDEIIEMFKNTFEIKAIVIMNEEKQLETDILGIDLKYDLNKGIITLSMKSYIDKFNNDFPLLKLKEYENNLTTEQKKDLTPHFSEYNLNPNEDTLLMNKTEYKEKVKYIQKSIGMPNYLRTRGRLDLEFAVSKIARFAFYAHAKVIKAVDRLIKYTYVKRDLNVVIKREKKQPDEITVITDASLGSEYDVKSRIGGIIWFGNTFMFGFFKKKSSIVCDSSAECELDALNKGEKLTLHLKFKLEKLFKKNFKINIITDSKPVLEWLKKTYIGGRTKFLGIRIGRLKERLKDKSNFLRKIDGLENVADPLTKQVSSTDFKNLSKIMEGNITPQNLLPLTNLVETEEEFARCKDRVCSGRMIKSLLRGCAGI, from the coding sequence ATGTATACGCCACTAAAGAAAGCTCTTTATGGCTTGAAGCAAAGTCCaaaaaattggaatgaAACATTAAGAGAATTTATGAATTCTCATGATTTTTATGATACGGAGTTTGCTCCAGGATTGTTTGTATCTTCGGATGGCAATAAACGTATAGCAGCGTATGTGGATGATTGTGTTTTAGCCGCAGATACTGAAGAAGATCTGGATGAGATAATAGAAATGTTTAAGAATacatttgaaataaaagctattgtaataatgaatgaagaaaaacaattagAAACAGATATTTTAGGTATAGACTTGAAATATGACTTGAATAAAGGAATAATTACATTGAGTATGAAATCATACATTgacaaatttaataatgattttccACTACTAAAACTGAAAGAATATGAGAATAACTTAACAACAGAACAAAAGAAAGATTTAACACCTCACTTTAgtgaatataatttaaatccaAATGAAGATACACTTCTAATGAATAAGACTGAATACAAAGAGAAGGTTAAGTATATACAAAAATCTATTGGAATGCCAAACTACTTAAGAACAAGAGGTAGGCTGGATCTGGAATTTGCAGTTAGCAAGATTGCCAGATTTGCATTTTATGCACATGCTAAAGTAATTAAAGCTGTTGAtagattaattaaatatacttATGTGAAAAGAGATCTGAATGTAGTAAttaaaagagaaaagaaaCAGCCTGATGAGATCACAGTAATCACTGATGCTTCATTAGGATCAGAGTATGATGTAAAATCAAGAATTGGTGGTATAATATGGTTTGGAAACACATTTATGTTTGggttttttaaaaaaaaatcatcaatTGTTTGTGACTCTTCGGCAGAATGTGAATTAGATGCTCTAAACAAAGGTGAAAAACTAACTCTACATTTAAAGTTCAagttagaaaaattatttaagaaaaattttaaaattaatattattacggATTCTAAACCTGTACTAGAATGGCttaaaaaaacatatatTGGAGGTAGAACAAAGTTCCTTGGAATCAGAATTGGTCGTTTAAAAGAAAGACTAAAGGACAAGTCCAACTTtctaagaaaaattgatggATTGGAGAATGTAGCCGATCCATTAACAAAACAAGTCAGCTCAACTGATTTCAAGAACCTAAGTAAAATCATGGAAGGTAACATTACTCCACAAAACTTACTACCGTTGACCAACCTTGTGGAGACTGAAGAGGAGTTCGCAAGATGTAAGGATCGTGTATGTTCAGGTAGAATGAtaaaaagtttattaaGAGGGtgtgctggaatatga
- the TBLA0B08340 gene encoding uncharacterized protein, with product MMLDDKLVSHDLLNELQEGVDKEVIVSEDGCIPSDINPQLIDTLNLDEILKQPNAHDFSMSDSNMNDSSIENNLDVNIKDKNDNINNSQNESINPINSDTEIDSDTAIDSDTNINDTEDRINIIENGNENKPDIEVNDQSLTTDNNTNTSSDNIETVSNLSKGDKNYNLAIDDVNSNELTKKDSQLISEVKKTTR from the coding sequence ATGATGCtagatgataaattagTTTCACAcgatttattaaatgaacTTCAGGAGGGTGTTGACAAAGAGGTCATTGTGTCAGAAGATGGTTGTATTCCTTCTGATATTAATCCTCAGTTGATTGACACTCTAAATTTagatgaaatattaaaacaacCTAATGCACATGATTTTAGTATGAGTGACAGTAATATGAATGATAGTagtattgaaaataatttagatgttaatattaaagataaaaatgataatattaataatagtcAGAATGAAAGTATTAATCCTATTAATAGTGATACTGAGATTGATAGTGATACTGCCATTGACAGTGATACTAATATAAATGACACAGAAGATcgtattaatattattgaaaatggtAATGAGAATAAACCTGATATTGAAGTTAATGATCAGAGTTTAACAAcagataataataccaatactTCTTCTGACAATATAGAAACGGTAAGTAATTTGTCTAAAGgtgataaaaattataatttggCAATTGATGATGTAAATAGCAATGAATTGACTAA
- the HCH1 gene encoding Hch1p (similar to Saccharomyces cerevisiae HCH1 (YNL281W); ancestral locus Anc_3.80), which translates to MAVLNPNNWHWVDKNTLPWTKEYLNTKFIDYQINSKDGKSIVKITKVTNVSGDSNVSQRKGKPICYFDLHLDMDLVILDKDLKEQSTGNIKIPEFMHDDEDFEVSTTGFDKEFEPVVVADFLPAFRKVLLEYQDDLLAEHSKYLRMD; encoded by the coding sequence ATGGCTGTCCTAAATCCAAACAACTGGCACTGGGttgataaaaatacttTACCATGGacaaaagaatatttgaatacGAAATTTATCGATTACcaaattaattctaaagaTGGTAAATCAATTGTGAAAATTACCAAAGTTACAAATGTTTCAGGAGATTCTAACGTATCTCAAAGAAAGGGAAAACCAATTTGTTACTTTGATTTACATTTAGATATGGATTTGGTCATATTGGATAAAGATCTCAAGGAACAATCAACtggtaatattaaaattccCGAATTTATGcatgatgatgaagattttgaaGTCAGTACTACTGGCTTTGACAAAGAATTTGAGCCAGTTGTTGTAGCCGATTTTCTTCCAGCCTTTAGAAAAGTTTTATTGGAATATCAAGATGATTTATTGGCTGAAcattctaaatatttaagaatgGATTAA